One stretch of Ooceraea biroi isolate clonal line C1 chromosome 4, Obir_v5.4, whole genome shotgun sequence DNA includes these proteins:
- the LOC105283855 gene encoding actin-binding Rho-activating protein isoform X1: protein MECCSDSEEESLGAKVAMFNQYASKHKDKQSKNPFTSGLNIEKPKFSKEEYGRPEAGSLSDLRGRKANAHVLKEILELCDIINQEGTPCRDQPNVIGITFGDIFNIYTNISNKCVGLLLRARKQKYLEFEGECLFQRRDDDVPIFLVKPIEEIREEYNQRLEEIRNDTPAS from the exons ATGGAGTGCTGCAGCGATTCGGAGGAG GAATCCTTGGGCGCCAAGGTTGCTATGTTCAATCAATATGCCAGCAAGCATAAAGACAAGCAGAGCAAAAACCCGTTCACGTCTGGTCTGAACATCGAAAAGCCAAAATTCTCCAAGGAAGAATACGGCAG aCCAGAAGCGGGTTCCTTGTCCGATCTACGTGGCCGCAAAGCAAATGCTCATGTATTGAAGGAGATCCTTGAGCTTTGCGACATTATCAATCAAGAAGGCACTCCCTGCCGGGATCAACCCAACGTAATTGGCATTACGTTCGGTGATATCTTCAACATTTACACTAATATTAGTAACAAGTGTGTAGGACTGCTGTTGAGGGCGAGGAAGCAGAAGTATTTAGAATTCGAAGGCGAATGCCTGTTCCAG AGGAGAGACGATGATGTACCGATATTCTTAGTCAAGCCTATCGAAGAAATCCGCGAGGAATATAATCAGCGACTTGAAGAGATCAGAAATGACACACCGGCTAGTTAA
- the LOC105283855 gene encoding actin-binding Rho-activating protein isoform X2 translates to MSPVMYESLGAKVAMFNQYASKHKDKQSKNPFTSGLNIEKPKFSKEEYGRPEAGSLSDLRGRKANAHVLKEILELCDIINQEGTPCRDQPNVIGITFGDIFNIYTNISNKCVGLLLRARKQKYLEFEGECLFQRRDDDVPIFLVKPIEEIREEYNQRLEEIRNDTPAS, encoded by the exons ATGTCTCCAGTTATGTAT GAATCCTTGGGCGCCAAGGTTGCTATGTTCAATCAATATGCCAGCAAGCATAAAGACAAGCAGAGCAAAAACCCGTTCACGTCTGGTCTGAACATCGAAAAGCCAAAATTCTCCAAGGAAGAATACGGCAG aCCAGAAGCGGGTTCCTTGTCCGATCTACGTGGCCGCAAAGCAAATGCTCATGTATTGAAGGAGATCCTTGAGCTTTGCGACATTATCAATCAAGAAGGCACTCCCTGCCGGGATCAACCCAACGTAATTGGCATTACGTTCGGTGATATCTTCAACATTTACACTAATATTAGTAACAAGTGTGTAGGACTGCTGTTGAGGGCGAGGAAGCAGAAGTATTTAGAATTCGAAGGCGAATGCCTGTTCCAG AGGAGAGACGATGATGTACCGATATTCTTAGTCAAGCCTATCGAAGAAATCCGCGAGGAATATAATCAGCGACTTGAAGAGATCAGAAATGACACACCGGCTAGTTAA
- the LOC105283863 gene encoding elongation factor 1-alpha: MGKEKIHINIVVIGHVDSGKSTTTGHLIYKCGGIDKRTIEKFEKEAQEMGKGSFKYAWVLDKLKAERERGITIDIALWKFETAKYYVTIIDAPGHRDFIKNMITGTSQADCAVLIVAAGIGEFEAGISKNGQTREHALLAFTLGVKQLIVGVNKMDMTDPPYSETRFEEIKKEVSSYIKKIGYNTASVAFVPISGWHGDNMLEPSPKTPWYKGWKVERKDGNADGKTLIEALDAILPPSRPTDKALRLPLQDVYKIGGIGTVPVGRVETGILKPGMLVTFAPAALTTEVKSVEMHHEALTEALPGDNVGFNVKNISVKELRRGYVAGDSKNQPPRGAADFTAQVIVLNHPGQISNGYTPVLDCHTAHIACKFAEIKEKCDRRTGKTTEENPKSIKSGDAAIVMLQPTKPMCVEAFQEFPPLGRFAVRDMRQTVAVGVIKSVTFKDTQGKVTKAAEKAQKKK, from the exons ATGGGTAAGGAGAAGATCCACATAAACATCGTGGTGATCGGCCACGTAGACTCGGGTAAATCCACGACCACCGGCCACCTGATCTACAAATGTGGTGGCATCGACAAGCGGACGATCGAGAAGTTCGAGAAAGAGGCGCAGGAGATGGGCAAGGGCTCGTTCAAGTACGCCTGGGTGCTGGACAAGCTTAAAGCGGAGCGCGAGCGCGGCATCACCATCGACATTGCCCTGTGGAAGTTCGAGACAGCCAAGTACTACGTCACCATCATCGACGCGCCCGGACATCGCGACTTTATCAAGAACATGATCACCGGGACCAGTCAGGCGGACTGCGCGGTGCTGATCGTCGCGGCTGGTATCGGCGAGTTCGAGGCGGGTATCTCGAAGAACGGACAGACCCGCGAGCACGCCCTGCTCGCCTTCACGTTGGGGGTGAAACAGCTGATCGTTGGCGTCAACAAGATGGACATGACTGATCCGCCATACTCGGAGACCCGCTTTGAGGAGATCAAGAAGGAAGTGTCGTCGTACATTAAGAAGATCGGTTACAATACCGCCTCGGTCGCCTTCGTGCCGATTTCCGGCTGGCACGGCGACAACATGCTCGAACCGTCCCCGAAGACACCCTGGTACAAGGGCTGGAAGGTGGAGCGCAAGGACGGCAACGCCGACGGCAAGACGCTCATTGAGGCTCTAGACGCCATCCTGCCGCCATCCAGGCCCACCGACAAGGCCCTGCGACTACCGCTTCAGGATGTCTACAAGATCGGCGGTATCGGAACCGTACCTGTCGGTCGTGTGGAGACTGGCATCCTGAAGCCtg GTATGCTGGTGACCTTCGCGCCGGCGGCTCTCACCACTGAGGTGAAATCGGTCGAGATGCACCATGAAGCGCTGACGGAAGCCCTGCCGGGTGACAATGTCGGCTTCAACGTGAAGAACATCTCCGTGAAGGAGCTGAGGCGCGGCTACGTGGCGGGTGACTCCAAGAACCAGCCGCCTCGCGGCGCCGCCGACTTCACTGCCCAGGTGATCGTGTTGAATCATCCGGGACAGATCAGCAACGGCTACACGCCGGTGCTCGACTGCCACACTGCTCATATTGCCTGCAAATTCGCCGAGATTAAGGAGAAGTGTGACCGCCGTACGGGCAAGACCACCGAGGAGAATCCAAAGAGCATCAAGAGCGGCGACGCCGCCATCGTGATGCTGCAGCCGACCAAGCCGATGTGCGTCGAGGCCTTCCAGGAGTTCCCACCTCTGGGCCGCTTCGCGGTCCGCGATATGCGTCAAACCGTCGCCGTGGGTGTTATTAAG AGCGTCACCTTCAAAGACACCCAGGGCAAGGTAACAAAGGCCGCGGAGAAAGCACAGAAGAAAAAGTAA